Within Dysgonomonas sp. HDW5A, the genomic segment GACCGGCAAAAATATCAGTATTGGGCTTATGTCCAATTGCCAGGAAGAATCCATCAATATTAATATCAAATTTTTCTTCATTAGCCTCACCCAAATGCTTTACCAGATGAGCTCCCTCAACTCCATTCTCTCCAAAAAGACCTAATGTGTTTGTATTAAACAAAATTTCAATCTTTTCATTTTTCATCACCCGATCCTGCATCACCTTAGATGCTCTAAGCTGAGGTTTACGGACAATAAGGTACACTTTACTAGCCAATCCTGACAAATAGATTGCTTCTTCGCAGGCAGTATCTCCACCACCTACTACTCCTACAACTTTCTTGCGATAGAAGAATCCATCACAGGTAGCACAGGCCGAAACCCCCATGCCTGCATATTTAGCCTCATCGGGTATACCTAAATATTTTGCGGTTGCTCCCGTCGATATAATTACCGTATCTGCTTCAATTTCGGTTTTACCATCTACAGTAATTTTTTTAGGTGTTGATTTCAAATCAGCAGCAGTGACTATTCCTGTACGAATATCGGCTCCGTAACGAGATGCCTGCTTTTTCAAGTCATCCATCAATTCAGTTCCGGTAACACCCTCAGGGTATCCCGGAAAATTCTCAATTTCAGTAGTAGTCGTTAATTGACCTCCGGGCTGTATACCCTCATACAACACAGGAGCTAGATTTGCTCTCGAAGCATAAATCGCAGCAGTATACCCTGCTGGGCCCGACCCTATAATAAGGCAACGTACTCTTTCACTCATAACAGTTATATTTTTATTTGATAATTTCAATATTAAAAACAAAGATATAGATAAATACTATAAGACAAAAGACTAATCATTTCTTATTTTCTATAGAAACATAGGCTAAATCTATATCATTTTATCGGTTAACGCAGAT encodes:
- the trxB gene encoding thioredoxin-disulfide reductase, coding for MSERVRCLIIGSGPAGYTAAIYASRANLAPVLYEGIQPGGQLTTTTEIENFPGYPEGVTGTELMDDLKKQASRYGADIRTGIVTAADLKSTPKKITVDGKTEIEADTVIISTGATAKYLGIPDEAKYAGMGVSACATCDGFFYRKKVVGVVGGGDTACEEAIYLSGLASKVYLIVRKPQLRASKVMQDRVMKNEKIEILFNTNTLGLFGENGVEGAHLVKHLGEANEEKFDINIDGFFLAIGHKPNTDIFAGQLDLDETGYIKRIPDSPKTNIPGVFAAGDVADPVYRQAVTAAGTGCQAAIEAERYLAD